The DNA window GTTGTTTCACGACGATGTCCTCCGGTAGGGCCCGCCCGCGGCGGGCGCGCTGGGAGGAGCAACGTCCAACCCCCGACGTGCTTCGGGTCCGGACGACGGGGGTCAGTAGGCAACCCGGTCCTCGTAGTCGAGCCAGGCCTCGAAGGGGCGATTGGCCTCCTCGGAGAGAGCCTGGTCCATCGGGATCTGTCGCTCGGTGGGCGGCTTTGCCATTTCCTCGTAGATGTGGTGGTCGTCGAAGCCGGCCTCCGCGGCGTCTTCCTGCGTGGCGGCGTAGTAGACCCGGTCGAGCCGTGCCCAGTACGCGGCGCCCAGGCACATGGGACAGGGCTCACAGGTGGCGTACAGCGTACAGCCCGCCAGTTCAAAGTCATCCAGCGCGTCGCAGGCCCGCCGGATGGCGGTGACCTCGGCGTGGGCCGTCGGGTCGTTGAGGGTCGTGACCACATTTGTGCCCCGCCCGACGATCTCACCGTCCCGGACGACGAGGGCCGCGAACGGACCGCCCTGTCCGGTGGTCACGTTTTGGACCGCCATCTCGATGGCCTCACGCAGAAATGAAGAGGGAGAAGGCATTGGGGGATCGGACTCGATGGAGAGAAATTGAAAACGAGAACCAGGAAGGGAAACCGGGGCGCCTGCCCAAATTGCCTCCATCATTCGGCTGTCGCGTCGCTTGGTTCCGGGGCGGCGTGGGGCGCGGGGGCGTTCGTGCGCCTGCCCAAGCCGTCGCTTGCATGCCGCGCCGGGAAGCACTTTCTTGACGGGTCCATCGACACACTCAAATCGGCGTTCCTGCCATGGACC is part of the Salinibacter ruber DSM 13855 genome and encodes:
- a CDS encoding nucleoside deaminase yields the protein MPSPSSFLREAIEMAVQNVTTGQGGPFAALVVRDGEIVGRGTNVVTTLNDPTAHAEVTAIRRACDALDDFELAGCTLYATCEPCPMCLGAAYWARLDRVYYAATQEDAAEAGFDDHHIYEEMAKPPTERQIPMDQALSEEANRPFEAWLDYEDRVAY